Proteins encoded within one genomic window of Lysinibacillus sphaericus:
- a CDS encoding PH domain-containing protein, which yields MGLFDGLMGNASEVNLDKLQEEMKEILIPNETIQNAYKIIRDTFIFTNKRLILIDKQGVTGKKTEYHSIPYKNILHFSVETAGTFDLDAELKIWVSGSQLPIQKNFNKSTNIYKVQSVLAEYVLG from the coding sequence ATGGGGTTATTTGATGGATTAATGGGCAATGCAAGTGAAGTCAATCTAGATAAATTGCAGGAAGAAATGAAAGAAATCTTAATACCGAATGAGACCATTCAAAATGCGTATAAAATTATTAGAGATACGTTTATTTTTACGAATAAGCGGTTAATTTTAATCGATAAACAAGGGGTAACGGGCAAGAAAACCGAATATCATTCAATTCCTTACAAAAATATTTTGCATTTTTCAGTGGAAACGGCGGGCACATTTGATTTGGATGCAGAGCTGAAAATTTGGGTTTCAGGCAGCCAATTGCCAATACAGAAAAATTTTAATAAATCGACTAACATTTATAAAGTGCAGAGTGTTTTAGCAGAATATGTGTTAGGTTAG
- a CDS encoding NAD(P)-dependent oxidoreductase, whose translation MVNAYKVALIGGTGKVGRYIASKAVAKGYQVRMLVRNPEKVIDKDSRIEIVKGNVKNVEDIRKLLKDCQVVINTFGQPIKEKAMYSSITKNILDVMTALHIDRYIGVTGGSLTISGDHKSMLNRIGAALFEIMYSNMMGDKKKEWDILTNHPHIQWTLIRLPFIVDGAERGNLKEHLTDMPGTKITNQDIATFIIHQIDNLNYVHKAPFIAN comes from the coding sequence ATGGTTAATGCTTACAAGGTGGCTCTTATTGGTGGAACGGGGAAAGTAGGGCGTTATATTGCTTCTAAAGCGGTAGCGAAAGGATATCAAGTCCGCATGTTAGTTCGAAATCCAGAAAAAGTAATAGACAAGGACAGTAGGATTGAAATCGTCAAAGGGAATGTAAAAAATGTAGAAGATATTCGTAAGCTACTAAAAGATTGTCAAGTAGTTATAAATACCTTTGGTCAACCAATTAAAGAGAAGGCGATGTATAGCAGTATCACTAAAAATATACTCGATGTAATGACTGCATTACATATTGATCGTTACATTGGTGTAACAGGTGGCTCTCTAACAATATCAGGCGATCACAAAAGTATGTTAAACAGAATAGGGGCAGCGTTGTTTGAAATAATGTACTCTAATATGATGGGAGACAAGAAGAAAGAATGGGATATTTTGACCAATCATCCACATATTCAATGGACGTTAATTAGACTACCATTTATAGTAGATGGCGCAGAAAGAGGAAATTTGAAAGAACATTTAACGGATATGCCTGGCACAAAAATAACTAATCAAGATATTGCGACTTTTATCATTCATCAAATCGACAATTTAAACTATGTACATAAAGCACCGTTTATTGCAAATTAA